The following DNA comes from Alnus glutinosa chromosome 6, dhAlnGlut1.1, whole genome shotgun sequence.
catgtaacacatatactatgatatcatcatctatactcatatggtgcacatgtatcaaatataaacCAAGTATAATCACATGAGATTTCAATCACATCATATAACAAGAGCATATTTATAATggtaatataaaaagacaagtaatattaaaagagttgaaagagtttagaaaattcccgactttttcttttgaaagagttttattaaaactttgccAGGGTTTTGAGATAGTGTTTCCCTTACCTGGTATTTTCTCAGCAATATTTTTGCTACCTTCTCCtaaataaattacaagaaaaagtttagagaaatattatgagatttaaaacctaaaactgaAACTAAGGTATCTTCtccttattatttcttttctttcgtcaattaattaaacacataataacggcattaatatcaataacgcctaaaatattttaaaatattagggcGGCGTAAaaacgcttttgtaaaataataactttttactTAGGCATTACAACAACatgttttataaatcttttgcgCCACTTGAAAAGCCAgttttaaaacacaacttaaaatattagtacttattaaaactcataaaatcacaagCTTTAAAACAAAGCTttatttaattctaaaaaaaatccttttttctttattctatctttttcttttcctttttctaccTTCCTTTGTCCTTTTCTATAGACTactttttgttccttttctaTATATACAATCACCGAGAACACAACTCTtccttttattcattttcttttattctttttggctTATTTTCTTTCTGTGTGCTTGACCGAGAGACCCCTTGGAGACTTCTAGATcccttctttttgtttgtctcttttcttttacaatGAATTGGATGGCTTGGATCAATTTGGAGAAATGTGATCAAGGGCTGGAAATCATAGACGTGTGTAGCAAGTTGAGAGTCATGTGGGTGACGTAATGCATGACGTACGTGCTGAGGAGAAACACAGCATCTGGACGCCTTTCATCAATCAAACGGTAGTTTGCTTAACTCCATGTCTGCTGTTACTTACGTGAAGGATGGGCTGGGACTGGGTTGCAACGTGGGCTGGACATGATTGTTTAAATCATGTGGGCTGGATCCACATGGGCTGGGCTGGTTTCATGTAGGAATAGAATGGGCCCTCAATTATACATTAATTTCGTCCAAAACAGATGCAGCAGTTTTCGCAGGTGTTTTCGTACCcttaacgaagtccaaaaattataaaattcggaGGGTAGTTAGAGGATTTTGAGACGAgcgttttgacttttgaatcgaccaaaacggagttcatTTGACCACATTTTcgtaatttcaaattttaaggtCCGTTTAAATCTTTATTGAACTATAACTAAAACAATAAAGGTAAATGTtccttagtaaataaatatttatattcatatttaaaaatacggggtattacaatcTTTCCCCCTTacagaatttcgtcctcgaaattcaaAAACTATGAAGTTTTCAACAGagatttagatttctaaatcTAAAGAAACGTACTATATTCGAAAACTTCGACTATGATAAGCGGTTGCTCTTATCCtttcaaaaagggtgtaagaaaataatattttatatagtacGTACCATGATCTATTCTATAAGTCGATCTACCAACTAAGGCGGGGTACTAACCTTTATCCAATATTGACTGGCAGGTCTGCGTATACTACCTCATAAATCTCATTGAAAACAAGAGAGTATACCCGCTACATACTTGTTAAGTACACACAACTGATAAAGCCTCACCTAACTTAGATTCGGTTTTCTGCATTAGAAAAACATAGCTCTGACTTTGTTATTCGATACTTCCCAAGAAAAGTCTTCCATCTCGTGTTGTTGCAATTCCACCGCCCAATTCTAGGGAAGAAACTTATTCAAAGTCCAATGTCTCGATAAAAGTCTGTGCTTAATTAATCCTCAGGGGTTAGAGGTTCTttccattagaaaatccttAAACATTATCTCTGAGTCCAATAGTTCCTATCCTCAAGTAAGACAGTCCTTAATTCTTCAGACCTCAAACATAAACCATATCATAATAAATCACCGCAAGCAagaatttaaaatcaaaatagtgTCTACCTTAATTAACCTCAAATGACCTTGCGGAAGGCTAAGATGTAGacctcaaaatataattttaatccATAGGATTCTCCAATGATAACACTaagtaattttgttttctcaaaTTGGCATGTATCCCAAAATTTTACCTCAATCACAAATTTGTATTATATCATAGGCACGTAAATCAATCAATCATAATCCTTAATCAACTCAAGTCATTCATACTACCATTTAACTCATTAAGAATAAATGAATACTTATGCAGTATTTGCAGAACTCATCAAAAAGCTAATTCAATTTCTTCAGATAATTCCATCATATATCATACTCTTACATTAAAAGGCATGAAAATCTAAGCTAATACTTAATAAAACTCATTGATGAGATACACCCACGCCACCCAAAATCCTACTCAGCATATAATATCATATCATGAATCAGACCTTAAGAAAATATGTTCACCAACTATAGTCTCATCATCAAATATACAATTCAATAGTTACACAAAACCTATCAATTCTGGAGTGATTTACCAATATGCTTGAGTGGTCCtaaaaatcattattctattCTTTAAtaactccaaatcctcaaaatcAATATTAACAACCCAGATATAACTCCCAAATTTAATAGTTACAAGCATCAAGACCAAGccaaatactaaaaattaacaTACTTACAAGCTCTTAGTCAGCAATTCAAAACATCAATAATTACACCCCCAATTGGTTAACCTCTAGAATCACACATCCACCTAAAACAAAGATCAATCACTTATCCACAATTCTTTATAGCAAAAGCAAGATGTAATATACTCAAAACCTAAACATTTCTACACATTATATGAAATCAGAAACATGCTATAACTCTATTACTCCCCATAGATATCACAACTACTATTTTCTATCATATCTCATGCTCAAGGAATTCTTCTCTAATACACGTGCTTATATCAAACTTATTCTTTAGCacataaaattattgaaaaattcaTACTTTAACATTCTCCTTACTTAGACAGTCATTTCACCTCATAAAACAACTTTAGATTTCAATACTTACAAATCCGAGTAGTGTCTATCATAACTACACCATAAAATTGGAACTATGTGCCAAGTTATCCTAGGTAGTCCGTTGTTTCTAATTCAATGCTTTCATTTAACCTATGATTGATGCGATTTCGAAAGTGGTGTCGAATCTTACATTTTCCAAATATATGTAACTAACACTTTGCCAGAGAATAGGGGTAGAGTACCTGTCACCACTTCATTCTTTTGTCTCTGCATTGCCTGGTGTGAGAGCGTATACTCTAGCTTGAGCAAACTGCTTCTGTCCATTTCCCTTTTGCTCGGATTTGGCTCCTACCCTTGCAGTGGGGCAATCTCGTATGAAATGTCCGGTCTGACCACACCAAAAGCATACGTTGGTTCCTATACGACATTGCCCTTGATGACGACGGTTACATTTAGGGCAAAGCATGTCGTTGGATGAGGCTGGTCTGTTCCCCATAAAATTAACTCCTTGGTTGCCTCCATTCTGCCTCCGTTTCCAAGAGGGTTGGTTACCGTTCATTGCGGGTACTGTTCTTTTCCGTGAATCTGCCATTGCTATGGCATTCCTCTTCAAACTTTCCTCAGCCAAGGAAGCCTTGTTCACCAATTCCACAAAGTCGTGAATCTCTAGACATACCACTCGATCGAGTATTTGGGGGTTGAGACCTTGTTCAAACTTTCTCACTCGATTCTCCTCATCTGCTACCAAATATGGAGCAAAGCGAGCTAACTCATTAAAACGAGCAGCGTACTGAGCAACTGTCATATTCCCTTGGGTGAGGTCCATAAATTCTCGTGCTCTAGCGTCTTTGAGGATTTTAGGGAAGTAATGCTGAAGGAACTCCTTTTGAAAACGTTCCCAAGAGATCGCCCTTTCACTTCCTAATTCTTGGACTAGTAGTACTTTCTTGGCATTCCACCATCGTTTGGCTTCACCAGATAGTCTGTAAGCTGTATATTGTACCTTCTGTTCCTCTGTACATCCTGCCAGCCGTAATATTTCTTCAACGTCTACTAGCCAATTTTCAGACTCTATAGGACCTTGTTTCCCATCAAACATAGGGATGTTAAGCCTTTCAAATCTTTTAAATGGGCAACCTTGCTCCACGTCACGAGGTGCCTCACCTCTGAAATCAGTTATGGCTGCGACGAATTGCCTAGCCATTTCTTGGAACATTTGTGTCACATCGGGGGTAGTTTCGGTTTTCGTGCCTTGCGATGATCCTTCACCTCCGTCTTCCATAACTCTGCAACGCATCAAAATTTAGAGTTTcctatctttttaaaaaataagtttgaatCATAAGCGTAGCGTGCAACTTATCCTAAGTCTAGGTTTCCATGTCGTTCCCTAGGTTTACAGCAAGTCAACTTACGGTTgactttgctctgataccatcttgtcacgcccccgttttgggatataaggggaacgcGAACTTGAGCTATAAAACATCTCTATAATCTAAAACATGCACACAATTTCCCAGGAATAGCGCATGGCTATATTTCATTATAAGAATATATACATAGTAGTTCTTTAATTATTACATCATattttcagaaattcaaaataaatatgcacAATACAAAAGTTAGGCCGGTCTTTAttgatctattgctcttagggGTAGGGTCTATGCCATCCATAACGAAAAGACTCCGGTCTACagtgtcatctgaaaagatttggggAAA
Coding sequences within:
- the LOC133871308 gene encoding uncharacterized protein LOC133871308, translated to MRCRVMEDGGEGSSQGTKTETTPDVTQMFQEMARQFVAAITDFRGEAPRDVEQGCPFKRFERLNIPMFDGKQGPIESENWLVDVEEILRLAGCTEEQKVQYTAYRLSGEAKRWWNAKKVLLVQELGSERAISWERFQKEFLQHYFPKILKDARAREFMDLTQGNMTVAQYAARFNELARFAPYLVADEENRVRKFEQGLNPQILDRVVCLEIHDFVELVNKASLAEESLKRNAIAMADSRKRTVPAMNGNQPSWKRRQNGGNQGVNFMGNRPASSNDMLCPKCNRRHQGQCRIGTNVCFWCGQTGHFIRDCPTARVGAKSEQKGNGQKQFAQARVYALTPGNAETKE